One Pseudopipra pipra isolate bDixPip1 chromosome 26, bDixPip1.hap1, whole genome shotgun sequence DNA window includes the following coding sequences:
- the GJD3 gene encoding gap junction delta-3 protein, with the protein MGEWGFLSSLLDAVQEHSPMVGRFWLVVMLLFRILVLATVGSDVFEDEQEEFVCNTQQPGCKPVCYDAAFPISHYRFLVFHVVVLSAPAALFVIFAVHQAAKPGRGGAPGQCARRLQPFYVGSVVARIAAELGFLLGQALLYGFRVQPLFVCHRRPCPHHVDCFVSRPTEKTVFIHFYFVVGLVSALLSLAELAHLLRKGPPVRAGCCPRPQERGPAPGQPAGAVAEPCCPPPRGDLTV; encoded by the coding sequence ATGGGCGAGTGGGGCTTCCTGAGCTCGCTGCTGGACGCCGTGCAGGAGCACTCGCCCATGGTGGGCCGCTTCTGGCTGGTGGTGATGCTCCTCTTCCGCATCCTGGTCCTGGCCACGGTGGGCAGCGACGTCTTCGAGGACGAGCAGGAGGAGTTCGTGTGTAACACGCAGCAGCCGGGCTGCAAACCCGTGTGCTACGACGCCGCCTTCCCCATCTCCCACTATCGCTTCCTCGTCTTCCACGTCGTCGTGCTCTCGGCGCCCGCCGCCCTCTTCGTCATCTTCGCCGTGCACCAGGCGGCCAagccggggcgcgggggggccccCGGCCAGTGCGCCCGCCGCCTGCAGCCCTTCTACGTGGGCAGCGTGGTGGCCCGGATCGCCGCCGAGCTGGGCTTCCTGCTGGGCCAGGCGCTGCTCTACGGCTTCAGGGTGCAGCCGCTCTTCGTGTGCCACCGCCGGCCCTGCCCGCACCACGTCGACTGCTTCGTGTCCCGCCCCACCGAGAAAACCGTCTTCATCCACTTCTACTTCGTGGTGGGGCTGGTCTCGGCGCTGCTCAGCCTGGCCGAGCTCGCCCACCTCCTGCGCAAGGGCCCCCCGGTGCGGGCTGGCTGCTGCCCCCGGCCACAGGAGCGGGGCCCGGCACCCGGGCAGCCGGCGGGGGCTGTGGCGGAGCCATGCTGTCCCCCCCCACGGGGGGACCTCACCGTGTAA